The region TGCCGGATCGCGGCCGAGCTCGGCGGCGTCGTCGCGCTGGCCGCCGTGCTGGAGGGCCAGGTGGAAGTGGCGCCGGACGGCGGCACGGTCGTCGTCGTGTGCGGGGCGAACGCCGACCCCAGCGACCTGCCGATGAACTAGTGGCGTGTCCCAGCCATGGTTGCCCGGTGAGGGTGCACGCTCGTCGACGAACGTGTGGTGCGAGCCATTTCTGGGACGCCCCACTGGCCGGTCGAACGAGCGCAGCGCGAGGGCGGCGCCGCCGAGACATCGAAACGCCGAGACGCGGTGAGGCAACAAAGTCGTCTCACCGCGTCTCGGCGTCGTCGGTCGCTGAGCGACCTCCTCGCTCGAGGACCGGGTTCTACTCGCTAGTGGCCGTGCCCATGGCCGTGGCCATGACCGGCCTCGTCGTCCTCCGGCTCGGGTGCGTCGCTGACCGCGGACTGCGTGGTCAGCAGCATCGCGGCCACGGACGCCGCGTTCGCGACCGCGGCCTTGGAGACCTTGACCGGGTCGATGATGCCCTGGTCCACGAGCTTGGCGTACTCATGGGTGGCGGCGTTGTAGCCCTGGCCCTTCGCACCCTTGCGCACGTGCTCGACGACGACCGAGCCCTCCGCGCCGGCGTTGCGGGCGATCCAGTACAGCGGGGCCGACAGCGCCTCGCGCACGACCTTCACACCGGTCTTGGTGTCGCCGTCCACGCCGAGATCACCCTCGAGCGCCGAGGCGGCGTGCACGAACGCGGCGCCGCCGCCGATCACGACGCCCTCCTCGACCGCAGCCCGGGTCGCCGCGATGGCGTCCTCAATGCGGTGCTTCTTCTCCTTCATCTCGACCTCGGTGGCCGCGCCGACCTTGATAACGGCGACGCCGCCGGCGAGCTTGGCCAACCGCTCCTGGAGCTTCTCGCGGTCCCAGTCGCTGTCGGTCTCGTCGATCTCGCGGCGCAGCTGCGCGGTGCGGCCCTCGACCGCCTCCTTACCGCCGGCACCGTCGACCAGGGTGGTGGTCTCCTTGTCGACGACGACGCGACGGGCCTGGCCAAGCAGAGACAGGTCGGCGGACTTCAGGTCCAGCCCGATCTCGGGCGCGATGACCTGGCCGCCGGTGACGACCGCGAGGTCCTCCATGAACGCCTTGCGCCGGTCGCCGAAGAACGGCGACTTGACCGCGACGACCTGGAAGGTCTTGCGGATCGCGTTCACGACGAGCGTCGACAGCGCCTCACCGTCGACGTCCTCGGCGATGATCACCAGGGGCTTGCCCGACTGCGCGACCTTCTCCAACAGCGGCAGCAGGTCGGCCACGGTGGAGATCTTGCCCTGGTGCAGCAGCACGTAGGCGTCGTCGAAGGCCGCCTCCATCGAGTCGGGGTCGTTGACGAAGTACGCCGAGATGTAGCCCTTGTCGAACTGCATGCCCTCGGTCAGCTCGAGGGCGGTGTCCATGCCGGAGCCCTCCTCGACGGTGATGACGCCGTCGGTGCCGATCCGCTCCATCGCCTCGGCGATGAGCTGGCCGACCGACTCGCTCTGTGCCGAGATGGTCGCGACGTGCGCAATCGACTGCGAGCCCTCGACGGGGATCGCGATCTTGTCGAGCTCGGCGGTGACGGCCTCGACGGCCTTGTCGATGCCGCGCTTGAGCTCCACCGGGTTGGCGCCGGCCGCGACATTGCGCAGGCCCTCCTTGACCATCGCCTGCGAGAGGACGGTGGCCGAGGTGGTGCCGTCGCCGGCGATGTCGTTGGTCTTGACCGCGACCGACTTGACCAGCTGGGCACCCATGTTCTCCTGGGCGTCCTCGAGCTCGATCTCGCGGGCGATGGTCACACCGTCGTTGGTGATGGTCGGGGCGCCGAACTTCTTGTCGAGCACGACATTGCGCCCGGCGGGGCCGAGGGTGACGCGGACGGCGTTCGCGAGCGCGTTGACGCCGCGCTCGAGCGCCCCGCGGGCCTCGGTGTCGAAGGTAACGATCTTTGCCATGTGTGGTGGTTCTCCTCCGTGGCGCTGCGTGCGCCATCAAAGCGGACCGCCCCGCCCCCGGTACGGGAGCGGGGCGGCTGCTCTTACATCTACGAGTCGAGTGGACTACTTCTCGACGATGGCCAGCAGATCGCGGGCCGACAGGACGAGGTACTCCTCGCCGCCGTACTTCACCTCGGTGCCGCCGTACTTCGAGTAGATGACGACGTCGCCTTCCTTGACATCCATCGGCACGCGGTTGCCCTTGTCATCGATGCGGCCGGGTCCGACGGCGACGACGGTGCCCTCCTGGGGCTTCTCCTTCGCCGTGTCGGGAATGACCAGACCGGATGCGGTCGTGGTCTCTGCCTCGTTAGCCTGGACGACGACGCGGTCCTCAAGCGGCTTGATGGCCACCTTTGCCATGAATTGACCTCCCCCTCTGGGGTTGTTGGCTTGCTGTAGTTGAGTAGTTGCTGCTCACGCCGCCGTCGCGGGGGTCGGCGCGAGATGCAGTTAGCACTCTAACGCCCCGAGTGCTAAACGTGCCACCCGGGTGTGTTCGCTGGAGGAGGACGACCGTGGACCTCGAGGTCATGCGCGCGCTCGCCTCGGACGACGGGCGTACCGCCATCGATGCCGCTGTCGCCGCGCTCGCCGCCGGTGCTGACGAGCTGTCGGTAGTGAACCGGCTGCGGAGGGCGCTCGATGCCCCGGTCGCCGCGGCCGTGCTGACCCAGGCTCAGCTCCGTCCGCGCGCAGCGGCCAAGCTGGGCGGTCGGGCCGGCGACCTGCTGCTGCTGCCCGACTCCCTCGAGCAGGCGTCCCGTCCAGAGGTGTCGGCGGTGCGCGCCCAGCGGCTCCTGGACGCCGGGGTCACCCGGGTGGTGGACGCCGGCGCGGGTCTGGGAGCCGACTCGATCGCGTACGCCGAGGCAGGGCTGCAGGTCACCGCCGTCGAGCGCGACCCCCTGGTCGCCGAGGTGCTGCGCCACAACGCCGAGCCGTTCGGCGTCCACGTCATTGAGGGCGATGCGATCGGGCTTCTGCACTCCGGTGAGATCGGGCGGGCCGAAGGCACAGCGGTGTACGTCGATCCAGCGCGCCGGAGCAACGGCCGTCGGCTGTTCGACCCGGAGGAGTGCACACCGCCGCTATCGGTGCTCGTTGAGCTCGCGGACGCCGGTGTGCCGATCGTGGCGAAGATGTCGCCCTCGCTCGGGGTGGACGACGTCCCGGCCGGTTGGGACGCCGACTGGGTCTCGACGCAGACCGAGCATGGGCGCTCGGTGGTCGAGGCGAGCATCTGGTCTCCCCTGCTAGCAAAGGGATCGCGGCGGGCAGTCGTGCTGCTGCGCTCGGCGGCCGGGGACACGTGGGACTGCTCCGATCTCTCGTCGGAGCCGGCCACCGGCACGCCGTCCGAGCCGGTTGCCGGGACGCCGTCCGGCCCGGTTGCCAGCTATGTCTACGAACCGGATGGTGCGGTCAACCAGGCGGAAGTGGTCGACGAGCTCGCCGCGATCCTCGATGGCTGGCTCATTGAGCCACGGATCGCTTACCTCACAAGCGATCTCGCTGTCGACACCCCGTTCGCGCATCGCTACCGGGTAGTCGACCAGCTCCCCTGGTCGAAGCGGGCGCTGGCCCGCCGGCTGGCGTCGATCGACGCATCGGACCTGGTGATCAAGAAACGCGGCGTCACCGTCGACCCGACGGCGCTACGGCGCCAACTGTTGCCCCGGCTTCGCTCGCGTACCGGCGCACCGCTGGTCGTCATCCTGTCCCCCCACGCGGGCCGGGTGGTCGCGCTGCTGGCGCACGCCGCCTGACGGCGGCCGTGGCCGGAGCGAGACGTAGTGACGACCACCGGGGTCAGAGGCGGATCTCGTCGACGGGGAGATAGCTGGTGGCCGAGAAGGCCAGGTCGGACGGCGCGAGGCCGCGCTCGACCAGCTGTGCCCCGAGGGCCGCCACCATCGCGCCGTTGTCAGTGCACAGCCCGGCGCGCGGCACCCGAAGCGTGATGCCGGCGCGGTCGCAGCGCTCCTGGGCCATCGCCCGCAGCCGCGAGTTCGCCGCGACGCCGCCGCCGATCTGCAGGTGCTCGACGCCGCGCTCGGTGCACGCCTTGATGGTCTTCATGGTCAGGACGTCGACGACCGCCTCCTGGAAGGACGCGGCGACGTCCGCCACGGGGATCGGCTCACCGGCGCGCTGCTTGGCCTCCACCCAGCGGGCGACCGCCGTCTTCAGGCCGGAGAACGAGAAGTCCAGCGGCGCGTCGCCGGGTCCGGTGAGGCCCCGCGGGAACCCGATCGCTGCGGAGTCCCCCTGTGTCGCGAGCCGGTCGATGGCCGGCCCACCCGGGAAGCCCAGCTGCAGCAGGCGGGCGACCTTGTCGAAGGCCTCTCCCGCCGCGTCGTCGATCGTCGCGCCCAGCGGCGTGATGGACGAGGTGATGTCGTCGACCTGCAGGATCGACGAGTGGCCGCCGGAGACCAGCAGCGCCATGGTCGGTTCGGGCAGCGGCCCGTGCTCCACGATGTCGACCGCGACGTGGGCGGCGAGGTGATTGACCGCGTAGAGCGGCTTCCCGATCGCCAGTGCATATGCCTTCGCGGCGGCAGCGCCGACCAGGAGCGCACCAGCGAGGCCCGGCCCCCCGGTCACGGAGAGCGCGTCGATGTCATGCAGCGTGACCCCGGCCTGCTTCAGCGCCCGCTGCACCGTCGGGACCATCGCCTCGAGGTGCGCCCGGGAGGCCACCTCGGGGACGACGCCGCCGAAGCGGGCATGCTGATCGACGCTGGAGGCGATCTCGTTGGCCAGCAGCTGCTCGCCCCGGACGATCCCGACACCGGTCTCGTCGCAGGAAGTCTCGAAGCCGAGGATCAGCGGTGCCGAGCCGCCTCGGGTGAGCAGCTCAGCCACGGATCATCACCGCCGCGTCGACGTCCTCCGGCTGGTAGTAGCGCTTACGCAGACCCACTGTCTGAAACCCCTCGCTCTCGTACATCCCGATGGCTGCAGCGTTATCGACCCGCACCTCCAGGATGACCCGAACCGCGCCGCGCCGCTCGGCCTCGGCCAGCAGCGCCCGCAGCAGCCGCCTTCCGATGCCCTGGCCCTGCCGGTCGAGCGTGGTTCCGATGGTCATCACGTGCGCCTCGTCGCCGAACACGGCGAGCCCCGCGTAGCCGACGACCTCGCCTGCCTGCTCCGCGACGACGTACCAGCGGGTCGCCGGGTCGGCCAGCTCGTCGCGCAGCATCTGCTCGGTCCACGCCTGCGATCCGAACAGCTCATCCTCCAGCACGAGGATGGCGGGCAGGTCGGCCGTCGTCATCGCACGGTAGGCGTCATCAGTCATCGGCTCAACTCGGGCCGGTCACGTGGAGCCGCGGCCGGGCCTTGGGCTCGGCGGCGTCCGGACGACGGATGTATATGGGTTGCAGCGGCGTCGGCTGCACGTCGATCGCGCCGGTGCGCACCGCCGCGGCCACCAGGGAGACCGGGGTCGGCAGGACCTCCCGTACGGGGGCCGCCGCAGCCAGCTCGTCGAGGTACTTCTCCGCGCCCGCGTGGATCACGGCGTCGACCTCGCCTGCCGCGGCGAGCGCATCGGCAGCTGCTGCGACCTCCGGGCCGACCACCCGCTGGATCCCTTCATACACCGCAAAGTAGACCTCTCGGCGCCGGGCGTCAGTCACGACCAGGGTGCGCCCCTCCCGTGGCGCGAGCGCGTCGAGCGAGCACACTCCCCAGGCGGGGATCTCCAGCGCGTCACCCAGCGCCGCGGCGGTCACGATGCCCACTCGCAGCCCGGTGAACGGACCCGGTCCGAGGCCGGCGACGATCCCTTCCAGGTCGCCCATCGCGAGCTCGGCCTCGCGTACTACCCGCTCGATCGACGGCGCCAGGATCTCGGCGTGCGCCGTCGCCCCGGTCTCGGAGGACACCGACCGCTGGGTCGGCGTCCCGTCCGCGAGCTCGACGACCCCGGTCATGATCCGCGGTGTCGCCGTGTCGATGGCCAGCAGCCTCACGCGCCCTCCCCTGCGATGGTCTCGTCCCATCGTGGCCCGTGTGCCTCGAGCCGCACGATCCGGGTCTCGTCGTCAGGGTCGGAGGCCCGCTCGATGTCGACAAGCAGGTGTCCCTCCGCCGACAGCGCCTCGGCCAGGCCGCTGCCCCACTCCACGAGAGTCACCGAGGCGTCGAGGTCGGCGTCCAGGCCCAGATCCTCGAGCTCGTCGATGGTGGCGATGCGGTAGGCGTCCACGTGGACGACGGGCAGCCGGCCGTGGTGCACGCGAGCGATGACGAAGGTCGGCGACGTGAGCCGCTCGCGGACGCCGAGGCCGGCGCCGATGCCCTGCGCGAAGGTCGTCTTCCCGGCACCGAGGGGTCCGCGCAGGATCACCAGATCCCCAGCCCGCAGACGATCGGCGACCCGCGCGGCGAAGGCCTGAAGCTCATCGGGCGTCGCCGCGGCGCAGGCGGACGGCAGGCTCACGCGGGCTTCTTCTTGCGCTTCGGCGAGAGCACCCGCCGCACGAAGCCGATCACCTGCTCGTTGCACAGCTCGGGCTGCTCCATCATCGCCATGTGGCCCGCGCCGGGAACGACGAACAGGTCCGCGGCCGGGATCTCCTTCGCGATCAACTCGCTGTGCTCCAACGGCGTCATCTTGTCCTCGTCGCCGCAGATAATCAGCACCTCGGCCTTGGCGAGCGCGGCCAGCGCCTGCACCTTGTCGTGCCCGGCGAGCGTCGGGTAGAAGTCCGCGACGACGTCCAAGGGGGTCGAGGAGACCATCCGATCGACGTAGTCCGCCAGCGACGCAGACGCTCCCTCGCTGCCGAAGGCGTAGCGGCGGATCAGCAGCCAGATCGTGTCGGCGGTGAGCCGGCGACCACGCTCGACCGAGCGCGGGGCGAACCGGGCGCCGCGGGCCAGGGCTGGCAGCGCGCGCTGCACCAGGGTCGAGGGCAGGCTGGCTCGCATCGCGGCCATGAGATTGCCGGCGGACGTCGACATCAGCACCGCCCCGACGATCCGGGTGCCGAACAGGCCGGGCCGGCGATCGGCCAGGCCCATGATCGTCATGCCGCCCATCGAGTGGCCGACCACGATCACGTTGTCGTCCTCGTTGCTGGCCGCCTCGACGACCTGCTCCAGGTCAGCGCCGAGCTGGTCGATGGTGCAGTCGGCGGCCTCGGAATGCCCGGAGCGCCCGTGCGAGCGCTGGTCGAAGAAGACCAGCCGCATCGTGGGATCGGTGTTCTGGCTCAACGCGAGGCGCTGGAAGTGGAAGCTGCCCATCTCGTGGGTGTACCCGTGCGCGAAGATGACCGTCACCGGCGCATCCATCGGGCCGACCTCCTCGACGTACAGCGGGGTGCCGTCGGTGGCGGTCACGGTGTAGTGGCGGTCGCTGGGCAGCGCGCCGAACTCGATGTCGCGGTAGGGATCGGGCCGCTCGTGCAGCCGCCGCACGGTCGCGCGCTCGGCGATGACGCGCGCGGTGTTCAGCACCGCGGTCGCGCCCGCGAGACCACCCGCGACCAGCGCGAGCGTCTTGTTGCGCTTAGCCATGTGCTCTCCCTCGGAGGTCGTTATGGTGGCGCCGGGCGAAGCGTCCCCCGGCGCGCGCGACGATCTCGTAGTGAATCGTTCCGGCGGCGTCCGCCCACTCCTGCGCGGTGGGCTCGTCGTACGCCGCATCGCCCCACAGCACGACCTCGTCACCGGCATGCACGTCCGCGTCCCCGACGTCGACGACGAACTGGTCCATGCACACCCGGCCGGCGATCGGGTATCGAACGCCGTCGATCGTCACCGGTGCACGCCCGCTGGCCGCGCGCGGGATGCCGTCGGCGTACCCGACGGGCACCACCGCGAGCCGGGTGGCGCGCGATGTCGTGTAGGTGAGGCCGTAGGAGACGCCGGTACCGGCGGGGACCTCCTTGACCATCAGCACCCGCGCGCTGGCGCGCATCGCGGGCCACAGGTCGTACTCGCTCGGGTCGCCGCCCATCGGGTCGAGCCCGTACAGCGACACCCCTGGTCGCACCATGTCGCACCAGGCACCTGGGTCGGTCAGGCTCGCGGCGGAGTTCGCGATGTGCAGCGCGAAGCCGTCCAGACCCGACGCGCGAGCCACTTCGGCCGCCTCGTGCAGGGCCGTGATCTGGGCCTGGACGGTGGGGTGGCCGGGCGCGTCGGCGAACGCGAAATGGCTCCAGACGCCGGCGATCCGCACCCGCCGCGCCGACTCGAGCTCGGCGGCCCGGGCAACGAGCGCCGGCCACTGATCCGGCGGGCAGCCGGCCCGGCCCAGCCCGGTGTCGATCTTGAGGTGGACGACGCCTCCGTCACCGGCGTCCGCGATGGCCTCGAGCGCCTCGATCGTGGAGACCCCGAGCTCGACGCCAGCACCGAGCGCCCAGGCGAAGTCGGTCCCGGGGGTGTGCAGCCACGACAGGACGCGGGCTTCGATCCCCGCCCCGCGAAGGGTGCGTGCCTCGTCGAGAATTGTGACGCCGAGCGCGTCGGCGCCACCTGCGAGCGCTGCCCGGGCGGATTCCACGATCCCGTGGCCGTAGCCATCGGCCTTGACGACGGCCATCAACGGACGGCCGACCCGCGCGCGCAGTGTCGCCGTGTTGTGGGTCAGGGCTGCCAGATCGATGTCGAGCACGGCCATGCCGGGGCTCAATGGTGGGTGGACGCTCACCAGTCCAGTCTGCCGCACGCGATGCCGCGGGGGCGCCACTTCCTCCTGTGGCACATTGCACACGCGGCAATTTTGCCCATTGTGCAATGTGTCGGTACGGTGATTCCTGTGACCGGGACACTGGGGCTCCGCGAGGAGAAGAAGTCGCAGACCCGCCGCGCCATCGCGGACGCCGCCCTGCGGCTCGCGTCCGAGCGCGGCTATTCGAACGTGACCGTGGCGCAGATCGCCGCCGCCGCGGGGGTCTCGCGACGCACCTTCTCGAACTACTTCCCCTCCAAGGCCGACTGCTTCACCGCCGTGGTCGACGACCGCTTTCTCGCCGACATCGCTCCCGAGCTGCTGGCCAGCGACGGCAGCGGCGTGCGCGAACGGCTGGCCGCGGCCTTTCAGAAGGCCGATCCGGCCTTCTGGGACGATCTGGCGCGCGTGCACCAGCTGATCCAGACCGAGCCGGAGGTCGCGGCCGCCATCGCGCTGGCCGAGAAGCGTCAGTGTGAGGACGTCGTCGCCGGGCTCGTCGCGGCCAGTGACGGCAGCATCGACCGGCTCCGGCTGTGGTTGACAGTCGCCGTCGTCAGCACGTGCATCAACACCTGCGTCGAGAGCTGGTTGGCGGACGGCGGCCGCGGCGGCCACAAGCGGTTGGCCGAGATGGTCGCCAGCTCGCTGCAGATCCTCGACCTCTCCTGGCTCGACCCGCACATCGGCGCCCTGCACAGCTATCACCAAGCCACCCACCCGTAACCGCCTCCACCGAACCGGACACCGCGCGCCCACCCGCGCCTGCGGCACATCTCCGAAAGGACCACCTCCGTGGCAACGCTCCTCTATCGCATCGGGCACTTCTGCTACCGCAACCGCAAAGGCGTGCTCGCCGCGTGGCTCGTGGTGCTGATCGGCATGGCCACCGCCGCCGGTCTACTCATGGGCAAGTTCAGCCCGCAGTTCTCGATTCCAGGACTGCAGTCGCAGACCGCGCTGGACAAGCTCACCGAGAAGGTCCCGGCCGCCGGTGGCACGACCGGCCGCGTGGTCCTGCAGGCCGAGGACGGCCCGCTGGCCACCCCCGCGCACGACGCGCAGGTCGAGGCGATGGTCTCGGAGATCTCCGGGATGGACGGCGTCGCCTCGGTGACCCCGCCGATCCCCGGAACGAGCATCTCGCCCACCGAGCCCTCGATCGGCTACATCACGATCGTGTTCTCCGACGAGATCGGCGCGATCCCGGTCGCGACGCTCGAGTCGATCGAAAAGGTGGTCGGTGAGAACGACGGCGACGGGCTGCGCGCGGAGATCGGTGGCGCGGCCGCCCAGCAGATGCCCGCGATCGGCTCGACCGAGGGAATCGGCGTGGCCATCGCCGTGGTCGTCCTGCTGATCACCTTCGGGTCCATCCTGGCGGCCGGGCTGCCGCTGCTGACTGCGCTGATCGGTCTCGGTATCGGGATCAGCGGGATCCTGATCGTGTCGGGCTTCGTGACGATGTCCGACACCGCCCCGATCCTGGCCCTCATGCTCGGCATGGCGGTCGGTATCGACTACGCGCTGTTCATCGTCTCCAAGCACCGCGACCAGCTGCGCCGCGGCCTGGGGGTCGAGGAGTCGATCTCGCGGGCCAACGCCACCGCGGGTACCGCGGTCGTGTTCGCGGGCCTCACGGTGATCATCGCGCTGGCCGCGCTGACCGTCGTCGGCATCCCCTTCCTCGGCGTCATGGGTCTCGGGTCCGCGTTCACCGTCATCATGGCGGTGCTCGTCGCCACCACGCTGGTGCCGGCGCTGCTCGGATTCGCGGGCTACCGGGTGCTGCCGAAGAAGGAGCGCACGGACATCGAGGCCCGGGTCGGGCAGACCATCGCGGCCGAGGAGCATCACACGCCGAACCGGTGGATCCGGTTCATCGACCGGCGTCCGCTCGTCGCGCTGCTCGGCGGCGTCCTGCTGCTCGGCCTGATCGCGATCCCGGCTACCCAGCTGCGCCTCGGGCTGCCGACCGACAGCACCGCCGGTCCAGAGACCAGCAAGCGCCAGGCCTACGACCTCGTCGTCGAGGGATTCGGGGAGGGCGCCAACAACCCGTTGCTCCTGCTGGTCGAGCCCGACTCGCCGCAGCTGCTGGACCCGCAGACCGCGGCCGGCGTGGAGGCGCAGGTGCAGCAGCAGCTCATGCAGCAGGCGGCCGAGAACCCGCAGCTGGCGAAGTACGGAACCCCCGAGATGCTCCAGATGGCCGTCGACCAGGCGAAGGCGGACGCCGTGATGAAGCCGTACATCGACCAGATCGCCGGGGTCGAGAACGTCGCGTCGGTCCAGGCGATCACCGGGACGCCGGACGGGTTGTTCTACGTGCTGCAGGTGGTGCCCGGCAGCGGGGCCTCGGACCAGGCCACCGTCGATCTGGTGAACGAGCTGCGCTCCGTCAGTGACGACCTCGGCGAGCAGAACGGCGCGAACGTCGAGGTGACCGGCCTGAACGTGGTCGAGATGGACATCTCGCAGAAGCTGGCCGACGCGCTCCCGATCTACCTGGCGATCGTCGTCGGGCTGGCGCTCATCCTGCTCTTCTTCGTCTTCCGCTCGCTCATTGTGCCGATCAAGGCGGTGCTGGGCTTCCTGCTGTCGATCGCGGCGTCCTTCGGTGCCGTCGTCGCGGTCTACCAGCTCGGCTGGCTGCAGGGGATCTTCGGCGTCGACACCCCGGCGCCCATCATCAGCTTCCTCCCGGTGCTGCTGATCGGCATCCTCTTCGGCCTATCCATGGACTACGAGATGTTCCTGGTCTCGGGCATGCGTGAGGCACACGCGCACGGTCTCCCGGCGCGCAAGGCCGTGACGACCGGCTACATGGCCGGCTCGCGGGTGGTCACCGCAGCCGCAATCATCATGATCTCGGTGTTCGCGGGATTCATCATGGCGCCCGACACAATCATCGCCTCGATCGGCTTCGCGCTGGCGGTCGGCGTGATGTTCGATGCCTTCGTGGTGCGGATGACGATCGTGCCGGCGGTGATGCGGCTGCTCGGCGAGAAGGCCTGGTACCTACCGCGGTGGATGGACAAGGCCATCCCGCACGCGGACGTCGAGGGAACCAAGCTACTGGCGAAGCTGGAGGCCGCCGACCACAAGTCCGAGCGAGAGACCGAGCTGGTCTGAGCGCCCTGCAGTGTGCTGGCCGGGGCGATCGCGAAATCGCCCCGGTCAGCTCACCACCGCCCGCAGCAGATCGGGCAGGTCGCCGGCGATGATCGGGCCGGACGCCGCCTGCGCGGCGCGGCCGTGGGCGTGCGCGCCCATCGCCGCGGCCATCCGCGGTTCGAGGCCGGCGGCCAGCAGCGCTCCGATGACCCCGGCGAGTACGTCGCCGGTGCCGGCGGTCGCCAGCCTCGGCGAGCCAGTCGCGTTGACCAGCGCGGGATGACCGGGTGCGGCCACGATCGTCGACGGCCCCTTGAGCAGAACGACGCAGCCGGAGTCCTCGGCAGCGCGCCGCGCGGCACTCAACGGATCACCGATCGGGAAGAAGATCCGCTCGAACTCGCCGGCGTGCGGCGTCAGGACGGTGGGTGCGGCTCGCTGCCGTAGCTCGTCGACGCGATCCCCCAGCAGGGTGAGGCCATCGGCGTCCACCAGCACCGGGACGTCCACGGCGAGCACC is a window of Blastococcus sp. Marseille-P5729 DNA encoding:
- a CDS encoding MMPL family transporter; its protein translation is MATLLYRIGHFCYRNRKGVLAAWLVVLIGMATAAGLLMGKFSPQFSIPGLQSQTALDKLTEKVPAAGGTTGRVVLQAEDGPLATPAHDAQVEAMVSEISGMDGVASVTPPIPGTSISPTEPSIGYITIVFSDEIGAIPVATLESIEKVVGENDGDGLRAEIGGAAAQQMPAIGSTEGIGVAIAVVVLLITFGSILAAGLPLLTALIGLGIGISGILIVSGFVTMSDTAPILALMLGMAVGIDYALFIVSKHRDQLRRGLGVEESISRANATAGTAVVFAGLTVIIALAALTVVGIPFLGVMGLGSAFTVIMAVLVATTLVPALLGFAGYRVLPKKERTDIEARVGQTIAAEEHHTPNRWIRFIDRRPLVALLGGVLLLGLIAIPATQLRLGLPTDSTAGPETSKRQAYDLVVEGFGEGANNPLLLLVEPDSPQLLDPQTAAGVEAQVQQQLMQQAAENPQLAKYGTPEMLQMAVDQAKADAVMKPYIDQIAGVENVASVQAITGTPDGLFYVLQVVPGSGASDQATVDLVNELRSVSDDLGEQNGANVEVTGLNVVEMDISQKLADALPIYLAIVVGLALILLFFVFRSLIVPIKAVLGFLLSIAASFGAVVAVYQLGWLQGIFGVDTPAPIISFLPVLLIGILFGLSMDYEMFLVSGMREAHAHGLPARKAVTTGYMAGSRVVTAAAIIMISVFAGFIMAPDTIIASIGFALAVGVMFDAFVVRMTIVPAVMRLLGEKAWYLPRWMDKAIPHADVEGTKLLAKLEAADHKSERETELV
- a CDS encoding TetR/AcrR family transcriptional regulator: MTGTLGLREEKKSQTRRAIADAALRLASERGYSNVTVAQIAAAAGVSRRTFSNYFPSKADCFTAVVDDRFLADIAPELLASDGSGVRERLAAAFQKADPAFWDDLARVHQLIQTEPEVAAAIALAEKRQCEDVVAGLVAASDGSIDRLRLWLTVAVVSTCINTCVESWLADGGRGGHKRLAEMVASSLQILDLSWLDPHIGALHSYHQATHP